Genomic window (Sediminispirochaeta smaragdinae DSM 11293):
CAACTGCTTCTTTGCGGCTTTTGACTTCATCTTTCTTTCGTGTGTAGCCAATCCCGGTGCTTTTCGCCGGTAGACGCTTGCCGTCAGTTCCGTATGCTTGATAATACCAGACTGTCTTGTTCTTGAGTGTTCGTGGAAACAGGATGTATTCGTTGTCTCTAAATCTTGCCATAATACCTCCGGCAGGGCAGATATTGAACCTATTCTGCTTACATATCTGCTTACACTGGATGTATCATAACTCTAAATACTTAATATATCAATATTTAGGCATGGAGGTGGCGGGAATCGAACCCGCGTCCTACCGGGCAACCCACAAGTATCTACAAGCTTAGTTTTGTCTTGACTTTCGGCAGACATACGGTGACAAAACAAACCACAGCCGACCTAAGACTGATAAAATGTCCCCTTTAGGCCACAGCCGAACAAAAAGGGTAAGTCCCACTTTCTTACAAGCTACCGTATCCCTAAGGACATCGTGATACGGGCCCGTAGCCGACTTACGCGGCTAATGCGTAATCTGCGTCGTTGGCAGTTATACAGTTTGCCCTGGATTAAGGAGGAGAAGGGCACCTCCGCTTGCAACCGGTGAGTGTACATCCGACAGTCGAAACCGGAACACCCCCCTATAACCTGTTTGAAAATACACCGCTTGGCCGAGAAAATCAAGTAGCGGGAAAAAAGAATTGCCCTTCCTTAGACTTTTGCATACGTTATAACTGGTATGAACGCTATCAAAGACGGTAACTTTGCGGAGTGTGAGCTTGTCATCAATCCAAGCCGTTATCCGCAATATGCAAAGCTTTTGCGAAAAATTCTGCGTCATTCGAATTTTGCACGAATCATAGAAAGCGAAAGTCGAGACCATTTCATACGCTGCATCCGAGAATTCAGGCAGGGAGACAGACGCTATCTCCTGGTTTGGGGAGGTGACGGTACCGCACACGACACCATAAATACCCTTGTGGATCGGAGTGAACAACTGTGTAGCGACAGTGCGCCTCGCAATAATGCCCAGGCCTTCGGCTTTCTACGGGGAGGCAGCGGCAACGGTATACAGGACTCCTATGAGGTGCCCTTTCGACTCAAACGCCAGCTCATGACCTACGCCGAAAGCGTGGCAAATAATTATGTCGAACCGGTAGACCTTTTATCGGTAACAAGTTTTGAATCCGGACAAGAACATGTTGAATATGGGCAATTGGTGGGATTAGGTTTCGATGCAAAAGTCCTTGAATATCGTAATCAAAAAGTTCGACAAAGCGGTAAACAAGCGGGACATCCTCGTCCGGGCTTGTTGAACTATTTCATGGCCGCTTTACAAACCTTCAGGGAAGGCTTTGACGAACGCCCGTTGAGCATTATCCTCTCGGATGGAAAATATGCCTTCCGCGGGTATCGGGTCAATGCGGAATTCCCTTTCGAGCACTTGGAACGAAAAACGCCGGTTCCCATGCTGGAGGTGGGGACCCGGCCCTATTACGGAAAGCTCTTCAAGGTCTGCCCCGACGTCGTCTGCAACGACGGAAAAATCGATCTTTATCTATTTAATTTCCAGGACCACCTTTCAATCGTGAAAAACAGCATCCTCCTTTGGAA
Coding sequences:
- a CDS encoding diacylglycerol/lipid kinase family protein; the protein is MNAIKDGNFAECELVINPSRYPQYAKLLRKILRHSNFARIIESESRDHFIRCIREFRQGDRRYLLVWGGDGTAHDTINTLVDRSEQLCSDSAPRNNAQAFGFLRGGSGNGIQDSYEVPFRLKRQLMTYAESVANNYVEPVDLLSVTSFESGQEHVEYGQLVGLGFDAKVLEYRNQKVRQSGKQAGHPRPGLLNYFMAALQTFREGFDERPLSIILSDGKYAFRGYRVNAEFPFEHLERKTPVPMLEVGTRPYYGKLFKVCPDVVCNDGKIDLYLFNFQDHLSIVKNSILLWKGEHDKINKKLIKKGKPVIERYELSSVLIRGSYPFRYHIDGELKNAGPDPTGDGYSIKVTVCPKAMRFLVPGTFYRKFHPDFSE